From the Xiphophorus maculatus strain JP 163 A chromosome 20, X_maculatus-5.0-male, whole genome shotgun sequence genome, one window contains:
- the park7 gene encoding protein/nucleic acid deglycase DJ-1 has product MAGKRALVILSKGAEEMETVIPVDIMRRAGIAVTVAGLTGKDPVECSRSVVICPDASLEEASKQGPYDVVLLPGGMPGAKNLAESPAVKEVLKDQDGRKGLIAAICAGPTALLAHGIGYGSTVTTHPGMKEKMMVGDHYKYSEARVQKDGHYITSRGPGTSFEFALTIVEELMGAEVAAQVKAPLMMKD; this is encoded by the exons ATGGCAGGAAAGAGAGCGTTAGTGATCCTGTCTAAAGGTGCAGAAGAGATGGAAACTGTGATTCCTGTGGACATCATGCGCAGAGCCGGG ATTGCGGTGACTGTTGCGGGTCTGACAGGAAAAGATCCAGTCGAATGCAGCAGAAGTGTTGTAATCTGTCCTGATGCCAGTCTGGAAGAAGCCAGCAAACAG GGGCCTTATGATGTGGTGCTTCTGCCAGGAGGAATGCCAGGAGCCAAGAATCTGGCAGAG TCTCCTGCTGTGAAGGAGGTGTTAAAGGACCAAGATGGCAGAAAAGGCCTGATTGCAGCCATCTGTGCAG GTCCGACCGCTCTTCTGGCTCATGGCATCGGTTACGGCAGCACAGTCACCACACATCCTGGCATGAAGGAGAAGATGATGGTTggag ATCACTATAAATATTCAGAAGCTCGAGTGCAGAAAGATGGGCATTACATCACCAGCCGTGGGCCAGGAACCAGTTTTGAGTTTGCCCTGACGATCGTAGAGGAACTTATGGGGGCTGAGGTTGCAGCTCAAGTCAAGGCTCCTCTCATGATGAAAGACTGA